From a region of the Helianthus annuus cultivar XRQ/B chromosome 5, HanXRQr2.0-SUNRISE, whole genome shotgun sequence genome:
- the LOC110944144 gene encoding proline-rich protein 36-like, with amino-acid sequence MASSSSDSGVFDTIDPMAITSDDEIATDPEVYASDTTSTDEDDFQPFALPDLGDDLPLADGLSGEDLSLVQIPAILPFAAVPFEEQPLDALSDDDIDLFIEGPPEGDQDGGAPMEDDVPLADIRVVDPVVPAVEVPAVDAFVVPPIEAPVVEALPDPSVSYSLESASFATLQAQDVHHYSTDTDSDMAMSAAPIVPHDFDPNPEAEFVPTEPPVYPPVVDIPASAPIPDPMPVFDDLAPFATHIDPRYADTRNGWIEDDDDYPPFVLPVTPPAAPIFAPADVPQFYPPVSDVHRTDLPVTFLQDIAPPRPGKGPSTQQHDHVPPMTAAFPFIPPFTPAARTAFSSAPSGEPFMWPSPNVMPLSDPYHPFHVGYSTDDILISLQLQQDALTRRVQELERTPRPPPCRCQSPFATPPAPLGLHPDSDVRFLTTDQQIAYLLRGVHALEEELAHLRRLVLTPPPPPPPTISLGVLGLLQIGHFC; translated from the coding sequence atggcatcTTCTTCTTCTGATAGCGGAGTGTTCGACACGATAGACCCTATGGCTATTACCTCGGATGATGAGATAGCcacggacccggaggtttatgcaTCAGACACCACGAGTACCGACGAGGATGATTTTCAGCCCTTTGCCCTACCGGACTTAGGAGACGACTTACCCTTAGCTGATGGTCTATCGGGAGAGGATCTATCCCTTGTCCAGATCCCTGCCATTCTCCCATTTGCTGCGGTTCCCTTTGAGGAACAGCCACTTGACGCGTTATCTGATGATGACATCGATCTATTTATAgagggtcccccggagggagACCAGGATGGCGGGGCCCCGATGGAGGACGATGTTCCACTAGCTGATATCCGGGTTGTTGACCCAGTTGTTCCTGCAGTTGAGGTTCCTGCTGTTGATGCCTTTGTTGTGCCACCTATCGAGGCTCCTGTTGTGGAGGCCTTGCCTGATCCGTCTGTTTCCTACTCGCTTGAGTCTGCATCATTCGCCACTCTTCAGGCGCAGGACGTGCATCACTACTCCACCGACACTGATTCAGACATGGCGATGTCTGCTGCACCTATTGTTCCCCATGACTTTGACCCAAATCCTGAGGCTGAGTTTGTACCTACTGAGCCACCCGTTTATCCACCAGTTGTTGATATCCCAGCTTCTGCACCTATACCTGACCCTATGCCGGTATTTGATGACCTTGCACCTTTTGCTACACACATAGATCCCAGATATGCGGACACCCGTAATGGGTggattgaggatgatgatgactaTCCTCCATTTGTTCTACCAGTCACTCCCCCTGCTGCACCTATTTTTGCACCCGCAGATGTCCCACAGTTTTACCCTCCCGTGTCAGACGTCCACCGCACGGATTTACCTGTCACTTTTCTCCAGGACATTGCTCCTCCCCGTCCAGGGAAAGGACCTTCTACTCAGCAGCACGATCACGTACCACCTATGACAGCAGCCTTTCCGTTTATACCCCCTTTTACACCTGCTGCACGCACTGCTTTTTCCTCTGCACCTTCGGGCGAACCATTTATGTGGCCTTCGCCCAACGTCATGCCTTTGTCAGATCCATATCATCCTTTTCATGTTGGGTATTCGACGGATGATATACTTATATCCTTGCAATTACAGCAGGATGCGTTGACCCGACGAGTCCAGGAGCTGGAGAGGACCCCGCGTCCTCCCCCTTGTCGTTGCCAGTCTCCATTTGCGACACCACCAGCTCCTCTCGGACTACACCCTGATTCTGATGTCCGCTTCCTCACCACGGACCAACAGATTGCTTACCTGCTGCGTGGTGTCCATGCTCTCGAGGAAGAATTGGCGCATTTGCGCAGATTAGTTCTCACTCCtccacctccccccccccccaccatcAGCTTAGGGGTATTAGGTCTCCTGCAGATAGGCCACTTTTGTTGA
- the LOC110942231 gene encoding cytochrome P450 93A3 yields the protein MLEFFFFTTFLVCLMSSILISKLRKSSHLKSHLPPTPFRLPIIGHLHLLGPIPHQALHKLSNRYGPVFQIFLGSTPCVVASTPETVKEILKTRDAAFLDRPYNSAVNCLSYGYKGLLFSNYGSYWKFFKKITMSELLNGKTLDLLLPVRQEELNLFIKYISQKAKEGNSVELEGELMKLTNNVISRMFMSKRSSGEEEGLGELTKIITESGKLTGTFNLSDHIWFFKNLDLQRLGMKSMNTHRRFDALMEKIITDLEEARKQATHEEKNLLNILLDISEDESREIKLTREDIKAYIKDIFDAGTDTSAITTEWALAELINHPNIMKKAVEEIDQVVGKSRLVQESDIPNLPYLQAIVMESLRLHPAAPLIQRLSTQDCTIGGYHIPANTTTFINVWSLGRDPAYWENPLEFRPERFQENKLDVRGQHFHLIPFSTGRRMCPGISLALLTLPTTLGAMIQCFEWKAAGKNGNQAIVVDMEEGMGLTIPRANPLVCVPVARLEPIPLYV from the exons ATGCTAGAGTTCTTCTTCTTCACCACCTTTCTTGTATGCCTGATGTCCTCCATTTTGATCTCGAAATTACGCAAATCTTCTCATCTTAAATCTCATCTTCCACCAACCCCATTTCGCCTTCCCATCATCGGGCATCTACACCTCCTTGGTCCAATCCCTCATCAAGCTTTACACAAGCTTTCCAACCGATATGGGCCAGTATTTCAAATCTTTCTAGGCTCCACACCTTGTGTTGTTGCTTCTACACCAGAAACAGTAAAAGAAATCCTTAAAACGCGTGATGCCGCATTTCTTGATCGACCCTATAACTCAGCCGTGAACTGCTTGTCCTATGGATACAAAGGCCTTCTCTTTAGTAATTATGGATCTTACTGGAAGTTCTTCAAGAAGATCACCATGTCAGAACTCCTCAATGGTAAAACACTGGATCTCCTCCTTCCAGTTAGGCAAGAAGAACTTAACCTTTTCATAAAATATATATCACAAAAGGCGAAAGAGGGTAACTCTGTCGAACTTGAAGGCGAGCTTATGAAGTTGACAAACAACGTGATATCGAGAATGTTTATGAGCAAGAGGAGTTCAGGAGAAGAGGAAGGGTTAGGGGAATTAACAAAGATAATTACCGAGTCAGGGAAGCTTACCGGTACATTTAACCTTTCGGATCATATATGGTTCTTTAAGAATCTAGATTTGCAAAGATTAGGAATGAAATCAATGAATACTCATAGAAGATTTGACGCGTTGATGGAAAAGATCATCACGGACCTTGAAGAGGCAAGAAAGCAGGCGACACACGAAGAAAAAAATTTGCTCAACATTTTACTCGATATATCAGAAGATGAGAGCAGGGAGATAAAGTTAACCCGGGAGGACATTAAAGCCTACATTAAG GATATATTTGATGCCGGAACAGACACTTCTGCTATAACAACTGAATGGGCATTAGCAGAACTCATCAACCATCCAAACATAATGAAAAAAGCAGTAGAAGAAATAGACCAAGTCGTCGGAAAAAGTAGGCTTGTACAGGAATCGGACATACCAAACCTTCCATACCTCCAAGCAATTGTTATGGAATCACTACGGTTGCACCCTGCAGCCCCACTAATTCAAAGATTATCAACACAAGATTGCACTATTGGAGGATATCATATTCCAGCAAACACTACAACTTTCATAAACGTTTGGAGTCTGGGTCGAGACCCCGCCTACTGGGAAAACCCACTTGAATTCAGGCCAGAAAGATTTCAAGAAAACAAGTTGGATGTGAGAGGACAACACTTCCACTTAATACCATTTTCGACTGGAAGAAGGATGTGTCCAGGGATTTCACTAGCGTTGCTCACGCTACCCACAACCCTTGGTGCAATGATTCAATGCTTTGAGTGGAAGGCAGCAGGGAAAAATGGGAATCAAGCTATAGTTGTTGATATGGAAGAGGGTATGGGACTAACGATTCCTAGAGCTAATCCATTGGTTTGTGTTCCCGTTGCACGACTTGAACCCATCCCCCTATACGTGTAA